The following coding sequences lie in one Oncorhynchus kisutch isolate 150728-3 linkage group LG17, Okis_V2, whole genome shotgun sequence genomic window:
- the ccdc126 gene encoding coiled-coil domain-containing protein 126 isoform X1, with protein sequence MLGRNMSQKLSGLLIILGLAWGLMLLRYTVQQPRHKSSGELRQQILELSRRYVKVLNEENQNTLGGPQGPSMAGYADLKRTIAVLLDDILTRLVKLEGKMELVANTSATNSSHPAAGSLASAPVALHKQDTPGNHRLETPRLPPQTPNRPRPGISD encoded by the exons ATGCTGGGGAGAAACATGTCCCAGAAGCTGAGTGGGCTGCTGATAATCCTGGGGCTGGCGTGGGGGCTCATGTTGCTGCGCTACACTGTGCAGCAGCCGCGCCACAAGAGCAGTGGCGAGCTACGCCAACAGATCCTGGAGCTGAGCCGGCGATATGTCAAGGTGCTCAACGAGGAGAACCAGAACACACTGGGAGGACCGCAGGGCCCCTCCATGGCCGGTTATG ctgatcTGAAGAGGACCATAGCAGTGTTGCTGGACGACATCCTGACGCGCCTGGTCAAGCTGGAGGGGAAGATGGAGCTGGTTGCCAACACTTCAGCCACTAACTCCTCCCATCCTGCAGCAGGCTCCCTGGCCTCGGCTCCAGTTGCCTTACACAAGCAGGACACGCCAGGCAACCACCGCCTGGAAACGCCTCGCCTCCCTCCACAAACACCCAACAGACCTCGCCCAGGG ATCAGTGATTAG
- the ccdc126 gene encoding coiled-coil domain-containing protein 126 isoform X2 → MLGRNMSQKLSGLLIILGLAWGLMLLRYTVQQPRHKSSGELRQQILELSRRYVKVLNEENQNTLGGPQGPSMAGYADLKRTIAVLLDDILTRLVKLEGKMELVANTSATNSSHPAAGSLASAPVALHKQDTPGNHRLETPRLPPQTPNRPRPGV, encoded by the exons ATGCTGGGGAGAAACATGTCCCAGAAGCTGAGTGGGCTGCTGATAATCCTGGGGCTGGCGTGGGGGCTCATGTTGCTGCGCTACACTGTGCAGCAGCCGCGCCACAAGAGCAGTGGCGAGCTACGCCAACAGATCCTGGAGCTGAGCCGGCGATATGTCAAGGTGCTCAACGAGGAGAACCAGAACACACTGGGAGGACCGCAGGGCCCCTCCATGGCCGGTTATG ctgatcTGAAGAGGACCATAGCAGTGTTGCTGGACGACATCCTGACGCGCCTGGTCAAGCTGGAGGGGAAGATGGAGCTGGTTGCCAACACTTCAGCCACTAACTCCTCCCATCCTGCAGCAGGCTCCCTGGCCTCGGCTCCAGTTGCCTTACACAAGCAGGACACGCCAGGCAACCACCGCCTGGAAACGCCTCGCCTCCCTCCACAAACACCCAACAGACCTCGCCCAGGGGTATAG
- the fam221a gene encoding protein FAM221A isoform X1, which yields MERICLDKTASKSVDDYLEYRRIVGEDDGGRLFSPEEYEEYKRAVFPQRLHNRLYVSFGVPGGIDCKLIGPETPCFCTHRYKQHQTDFEEVPSERPIALPCRVQGCRCLAFQYVHLNGSQPVRCRCKHSAYDHSETSEHLCGKCSSCSGFRSPYSCGCGQPSFAHQTLVETKAEREARGCPVGRDVPYAAMGGLTGFSSLADGYLRLDDSGAGAPHLSVLSSQQPRAFQEHVFEKASGPAAASGPAAASGHTEESSVTSVTRALSDLSTREEEDMAYLERRYQDRMKAEKMAVKQKASSSRGRPSTKPASLPSTKPASLPSTKPASLPSTKPTTSLCSKQPTKQPTK from the exons ATGGAGAGAATATGTCTTGACAAGACTGCATCTAAGTCAGTGGACGACTATCTGGAGTACAGGAG GATCGTGGGTGAAGACGATGGCGGCAGACTATTCTCCCCAGAGGAATATGAAGAGTACAAGAGAGCAGTGTTTCCCCAGAGACTACACAACAGGCTGTATGTGAGCTTTGGAGTGCCAGGGGGAATAGACTGTAAACTCATCGGCCCAGAGACACCTTGCTTCTGCACACACAG GTACAAACAGCATCAGACAGACTTTGAGGAGGTTCCTTCGGAGCGCCCGATAGCACTACCATGCCGAGTTCAAGGGTGTCGGTGTTTGGCCTTTCAGTACGTGCACCTGAACGGGTCGCAGCCTGTACGTTGCAGGTGCAAACACTCTGCCTACGACCACAGTGAGACCTCAGAACACCTCTGTGGGAAAT GCTCATCCTGCTCTGGGTTCCGGAGCCCCTACAGCTGTGGGTGTGGCCAGCCTAGCTTCGCCCACCAGACGCTGGTGGAGACGAAGGCAGAACGGGAGGCCCGGGGTTGCCCGGTGGGCAGAGACGTTCCATACGCAGCCATGGGGGGTCTGACAGGGTTCAGCTCCCTGGCTGACGGGTACCTGAGACTGGACGATAGCGGGGCAG GTGCCCCTCACTTGTCTGTTCTGTCGTCTCAACAACCAAGAGCTTTCCAGGAGCATGTGTTTGAGAAAGCCTCAGGACCAGCAGCAGCCTCAGGACCAGCAGCAGCCTCCGGACATACAG AGGAGAGTTCAGTGACGTCCGTGACCAGGGCTCTGTCTGACCTCAGCACCAGAGAGGAAGAAGACATGGCGTACTTGGAGAGACGCTACCAGGACAGG ATGAAGGCTGAGAAAATGGCAGTCAAACAGAAGGCATCATCATCAAGAGGAAGACCATCCACCAAACCAGCCAGCCTACCATCCACCAAACCAGCCAGCCTACCATCCACCAAACCAGCCAGCCTACCATCCACCAAACCAACCACCTCCCTATGCAGTAAGCAACCTACCAAACAGCCTACCAAATAA
- the fam221a gene encoding protein FAM221A isoform X2 has product MERICLDKTASKSVDDYLEYRRIVGEDDGGRLFSPEEYEEYKRAVFPQRLHNRLYVSFGVPGGIDCKLIGPETPCFCTHRYKQHQTDFEEVPSERPIALPCRVQGCRCLAFQYVHLNGSQPVRCRCKHSAYDHSETSEHLCGKCSSCSGFRSPYSCGCGQPSFAHQTLVETKAEREARGCPVGRDVPYAAMGGLTGFSSLADGYLRLDDSGAGAPHLSVLSSQQPRAFQEHVFEKASGPAAASGPAAASGHTDEG; this is encoded by the exons ATGGAGAGAATATGTCTTGACAAGACTGCATCTAAGTCAGTGGACGACTATCTGGAGTACAGGAG GATCGTGGGTGAAGACGATGGCGGCAGACTATTCTCCCCAGAGGAATATGAAGAGTACAAGAGAGCAGTGTTTCCCCAGAGACTACACAACAGGCTGTATGTGAGCTTTGGAGTGCCAGGGGGAATAGACTGTAAACTCATCGGCCCAGAGACACCTTGCTTCTGCACACACAG GTACAAACAGCATCAGACAGACTTTGAGGAGGTTCCTTCGGAGCGCCCGATAGCACTACCATGCCGAGTTCAAGGGTGTCGGTGTTTGGCCTTTCAGTACGTGCACCTGAACGGGTCGCAGCCTGTACGTTGCAGGTGCAAACACTCTGCCTACGACCACAGTGAGACCTCAGAACACCTCTGTGGGAAAT GCTCATCCTGCTCTGGGTTCCGGAGCCCCTACAGCTGTGGGTGTGGCCAGCCTAGCTTCGCCCACCAGACGCTGGTGGAGACGAAGGCAGAACGGGAGGCCCGGGGTTGCCCGGTGGGCAGAGACGTTCCATACGCAGCCATGGGGGGTCTGACAGGGTTCAGCTCCCTGGCTGACGGGTACCTGAGACTGGACGATAGCGGGGCAG GTGCCCCTCACTTGTCTGTTCTGTCGTCTCAACAACCAAGAGCTTTCCAGGAGCATGTGTTTGAGAAAGCCTCAGGACCAGCAGCAGCCTCAGGACCAGCAGCAGCCTCCGGACATACAG ATGAAGGCTGA